In a genomic window of Streptomyces sp. NBC_01142:
- a CDS encoding ATP-binding cassette domain-containing protein gives MVHVSATPVLALRGVSKRFGAVQALTDVELEVHGGEVVALVGDNGAGKSTLVKTIAGVHPIDEGRIEWEGKSVSINRPHDAQNLGIATVYQDLALCDNIDVVGNLYLGRELRKRGILNEVEMERRARELLDTLSIRIPSVRIPIASLSGGQRQTVAIARSMLGEPKLVILDEPTAALGVEQTAQVLDLVERLRERGHAVILISHNMADVKAVADKVAVLRLGRNNGVFDVKSTSQEEIISAITGATDNAVTRRAARTTEVQK, from the coding sequence ATGGTTCACGTGTCCGCTACGCCCGTGCTGGCGTTGCGCGGGGTCTCCAAGCGATTCGGTGCCGTCCAGGCGCTCACCGACGTAGAGCTTGAGGTCCACGGCGGCGAGGTGGTCGCTCTCGTAGGCGACAACGGCGCCGGAAAGTCCACGCTGGTCAAGACGATTGCCGGCGTGCATCCCATCGATGAAGGCCGCATCGAGTGGGAAGGCAAGTCCGTATCGATCAACAGGCCGCACGACGCCCAGAACCTGGGCATCGCGACGGTCTACCAGGACCTCGCGCTGTGCGACAACATCGACGTTGTCGGCAACCTCTACCTCGGCCGGGAGCTCCGCAAGCGCGGCATCCTCAACGAGGTCGAGATGGAGCGCCGCGCCCGCGAGCTGCTCGACACGCTGTCGATCCGGATTCCCAGCGTGCGCATCCCGATCGCCTCGCTCTCCGGCGGTCAGCGCCAGACCGTGGCCATCGCCCGCTCCATGCTCGGCGAGCCGAAGCTCGTCATCCTCGACGAGCCCACCGCGGCCCTCGGCGTCGAGCAGACCGCCCAGGTCCTCGACCTCGTCGAGCGGCTCCGCGAGCGCGGTCACGCGGTGATCCTCATCAGCCACAACATGGCCGATGTGAAGGCTGTCGCGGACAAGGTGGCGGTGCTCCGGCTCGGCCGGAACAACGGCGTCTTCGACGTCAAGTCCACCTCGCAGGAAGAGATCATCTCCGCCATCACCGGCGCCACGGACAATGCCGTGACCCGGCGCGCGGCGCGCACCACGGAGGTTCAGAAGTGA
- a CDS encoding sugar ABC transporter permease, producing MNTEKTSPHADAPVVNPEAAHDAVTAVDPRLLVREQGFAGYISEFKRKLHSGDLGSMPVVIGLIIIAVVFQSLNSNFLSAQNLSNIAVTMVATGMMAVGIIFVLLLGEIDLSVGSVSGVAGAITAVLTVTHGMNEWLAVIVAIASGAVIGALHGFFFARIGAPAFAVTLAGLLFWLGFMLQLLGDQGTINLDSEGVVGKLTTYYFTDVAAAYGLAAVAVAGFFLSSFLDSRRREAAGIPSRPLVDIVVRTVLLAVVAFAAAIMFNQYKGLPLALVLFLVVLVVTDFVLRRTTYGRKIFALGGSVEASRRAGINVTAVRVSVFAIAGTFAAVGGLFWASKIAAANQSAGAGDLLMNVIAAAVIGGTSLFGGRGRTWNALLGVMVIVSIQYGLALEGIATPIQYMITGGVLLATVVIDSVTRKTQKTAGRA from the coding sequence GTGAACACGGAAAAGACCTCCCCACACGCCGACGCGCCCGTCGTGAACCCGGAGGCCGCCCACGACGCGGTCACCGCGGTCGACCCCCGGCTGCTCGTCCGTGAGCAGGGCTTCGCCGGCTACATCTCGGAGTTCAAGCGCAAGCTGCACTCCGGCGACCTGGGCTCCATGCCCGTGGTGATCGGCCTGATCATCATCGCCGTGGTCTTCCAGAGCCTGAACTCGAACTTCCTCTCCGCGCAGAACCTCAGCAACATCGCCGTGACGATGGTCGCCACCGGCATGATGGCCGTCGGCATCATCTTCGTGCTGCTGCTCGGTGAGATCGACCTGTCGGTCGGTTCGGTCAGTGGAGTCGCCGGTGCGATCACCGCCGTACTGACCGTCACCCACGGCATGAACGAGTGGCTCGCGGTGATCGTCGCGATCGCGAGCGGCGCGGTCATCGGCGCGCTCCACGGCTTCTTCTTCGCCCGGATCGGCGCACCCGCGTTCGCCGTCACGCTGGCCGGCCTGCTCTTCTGGCTGGGCTTCATGCTCCAGCTCCTCGGCGACCAGGGCACCATCAACCTGGACAGCGAAGGTGTGGTCGGCAAGCTGACCACGTACTACTTCACGGACGTGGCGGCCGCCTACGGACTGGCCGCGGTCGCGGTGGCCGGGTTCTTCCTCTCGTCGTTCCTGGACAGCCGCCGCCGCGAGGCCGCGGGCATCCCGTCCCGTCCGCTCGTCGACATCGTGGTGCGTACGGTTCTGCTCGCCGTGGTGGCCTTCGCCGCAGCGATCATGTTCAACCAGTACAAGGGCCTGCCGCTGGCGCTGGTCCTGTTCCTGGTGGTGCTGGTGGTGACGGACTTCGTCCTCCGGCGCACCACGTACGGCCGCAAGATCTTCGCGCTCGGCGGCAGCGTCGAGGCCTCCCGCCGCGCGGGCATCAACGTCACGGCGGTCCGGGTCTCGGTCTTCGCGATCGCGGGCACCTTCGCCGCCGTCGGCGGTCTGTTCTGGGCGTCCAAGATCGCGGCGGCCAACCAGAGCGCCGGCGCCGGTGACCTGCTGATGAACGTCATCGCGGCGGCCGTCATCGGCGGCACCAGCCTGTTCGGCGGACGCGGCCGGACCTGGAACGCGCTGCTCGGTGTCATGGTGATCGTCTCGATCCAGTACGGGCTGGCGCTGGAAGGCATCGCCACCCCGATCCAGTACATGATCACCGGTGGCGTGCTGCTGGCGACCGTGGTGATCGACTCCGTTACCCGGAAGACCCAGAAGACGGCGGGCCGCGCCTGA
- the dxs gene encoding 1-deoxy-D-xylulose-5-phosphate synthase, whose translation MALLTRIRGPRDLDRLGPEQLDQLAAEIRTFLVDAVSKTGGHLGPNLGVVELTIALHRVFDSPKDKVLFDTGHQSYVHKLLTGRQDFSRLKMKGGLSGYPARAESEHDVIENSHASTVLGWADGLAKANEVLKKDDHVVAVIGDGALTGGMAWEALNNIAAAKDRPLVIVVNDNERSYAPTIGGLANHLATLRTTDGYERFLARGKDILERTPVVGKPLYETLHGAKKGLKDFIAPQGMFEDLGLKYVGPIDGHDIEALESALARAKRFGGPVIVHCLTEKGRGYQPALQDEADRFHAVGKIHPDTGLPIASSGVDWTSVFGEEMVKLGRERKDIVAITAAMLQPVGLDKFAKAFPDRVYDVGIAEQHGAVSAAGLATGGLHPVFAVYATFLNRAFDQVLMDVALHQCGVTFVLDRAGVTGTDGASHNGMWDMSILQCVPSLRIAAPRDADQVRAQLREAVQVEDAPTVVRFSKGAVGPAVKAVGRIGGMDVLRTADSDRPDVLLVSIGALAPMCLEIADLLDAQGITTTVVDPRWVKPVDEALAPLADQHRVVVTVEDNSRAGGVGSAVAQALRDAGVDVPLRDFGIPPRFLDHASRKEVMAEIGLTAPDIARQVTGLVSRLDGRFESEAVEPARD comes from the coding sequence GTGGCGCTGCTGACCCGCATCAGGGGACCGCGCGATCTGGACCGGCTCGGCCCGGAGCAGCTGGATCAGCTGGCCGCAGAGATCCGGACGTTCCTCGTGGACGCGGTCTCCAAGACCGGCGGACACCTCGGCCCCAATCTCGGCGTGGTCGAGCTGACCATCGCCCTGCACCGGGTGTTCGACTCCCCGAAGGACAAGGTCCTCTTCGACACCGGCCACCAGAGCTATGTGCACAAGCTGCTCACCGGCCGTCAGGACTTCTCCAGGCTCAAGATGAAGGGCGGCCTCTCCGGCTACCCCGCCCGTGCCGAGTCCGAGCACGACGTCATCGAGAACTCCCACGCATCGACCGTGCTCGGCTGGGCCGACGGCCTTGCCAAGGCCAACGAGGTCCTGAAGAAGGACGACCACGTCGTCGCGGTCATCGGCGACGGAGCGCTCACCGGCGGTATGGCCTGGGAGGCGCTGAACAACATCGCGGCCGCCAAGGACCGCCCGCTGGTGATCGTCGTCAACGACAACGAGCGTTCCTACGCCCCGACGATCGGCGGGCTCGCCAACCACCTCGCCACGCTGCGTACGACCGATGGCTACGAGCGTTTCCTGGCCCGCGGCAAGGACATCCTCGAGCGCACCCCCGTCGTCGGGAAGCCGCTGTACGAGACCCTGCACGGCGCCAAGAAGGGCCTCAAGGACTTCATCGCCCCGCAGGGCATGTTCGAGGACCTCGGCCTGAAGTACGTCGGCCCCATCGACGGCCACGACATCGAGGCCCTGGAGTCCGCTCTCGCGCGTGCCAAGCGCTTCGGCGGGCCCGTGATCGTCCACTGCCTCACCGAGAAGGGCCGCGGCTACCAGCCCGCCCTCCAGGACGAGGCGGACCGCTTCCACGCCGTCGGCAAGATCCACCCGGACACCGGTCTGCCGATCGCCAGCTCCGGCGTCGACTGGACCTCGGTCTTCGGCGAGGAGATGGTCAAGCTCGGCAGGGAGCGCAAGGACATCGTCGCGATCACCGCCGCGATGCTCCAGCCGGTCGGTCTCGACAAGTTCGCCAAGGCCTTCCCCGACCGGGTCTACGACGTCGGCATCGCCGAGCAGCACGGCGCCGTCTCCGCGGCGGGCCTGGCCACCGGCGGACTGCACCCCGTCTTCGCCGTGTACGCCACCTTCCTCAACCGCGCCTTCGACCAGGTCCTGATGGACGTGGCCCTGCACCAGTGCGGTGTCACCTTCGTCCTCGACCGGGCCGGCGTCACCGGCACCGACGGCGCCTCGCACAACGGCATGTGGGACATGTCGATCCTGCAGTGCGTGCCGAGCCTGCGGATCGCGGCCCCGCGCGACGCCGACCAGGTCCGCGCCCAGCTGCGCGAGGCCGTCCAGGTCGAGGACGCACCCACCGTGGTCCGTTTCTCCAAGGGCGCGGTCGGCCCGGCCGTGAAGGCCGTGGGCAGGATCGGCGGCATGGACGTGCTGCGCACCGCCGACTCGGACCGGCCCGATGTGCTGCTCGTCTCCATCGGCGCGCTCGCCCCGATGTGCCTGGAGATCGCCGATCTGCTGGACGCGCAGGGCATCACGACCACCGTCGTCGACCCGCGCTGGGTCAAGCCGGTCGACGAGGCCCTCGCGCCGCTCGCCGATCAGCACCGCGTCGTCGTCACCGTCGAGGACAACAGCAGGGCAGGTGGCGTCGGCTCCGCCGTCGCCCAGGCGCTGCGCGACGCGGGAGTCGACGTACCGCTGCGTGACTTCGGTATCCCGCCGCGCTTCCTCGACCACGCCTCCCGCAAGGAGGTCATGGCGGAGATCGGCCTGACCGCGCCCGATATCGCACGCCAGGTCACGGGTCTCGTCTCGCGGCTGGACGGCCGGTTCGAGAGCGAGGCGGTGGAGCCGGCCCGCGACTGA
- a CDS encoding amino acid permease, with translation MSTQQDTPPGGQGLFRTKTVEQSIRDTEEPEHALKKSLSALDLTVFGVGVIIGTGIFVLTGKVAKETAGPATALAFVAAGVVCALAALCYAEFASTVPVAGSAYTFSYASLGELVAWIIGWDLVLEFALGTAVVAVGWSGYVRSLMDNVHWTMPEALSGPDVAEGFGFDILAFALVLVLTVILVLGMKLSARVTAVVVAIKLTVVMIVIIAGLFFIKADNYSPFIPEAQKQEGGAGLDAPLVQLIFGYEPTDFGVMGIFTAASVVFFAFIGFDVVATAAEETKLPQRDMPRGILGSLLICTVLYVAVSLVVTGMQHYSEMSVSAPLADAFKSVGHPFYAGVISFGAAVGLTTVCMILLLGQTRVFFAMSRDGLLPRFFSITHPRFGTPYRPTILLGVIIAIIAGFTSINELATLVNIGTLFAFVVVALGVIVLRRTRPELHRAFRTPWVPLVPILSVAASVWLMLNLPAETWLRFGIWMAIGVLVYLAYGRRHSRLGRSGPDAKY, from the coding sequence GTGAGTACGCAGCAGGACACACCCCCAGGCGGACAAGGACTGTTCCGGACCAAGACGGTCGAACAGTCGATCCGTGATACCGAAGAGCCGGAGCATGCGCTCAAGAAATCCCTCTCCGCGCTGGACCTGACGGTCTTCGGGGTCGGGGTCATCATCGGCACCGGCATCTTCGTCCTCACGGGCAAGGTGGCCAAGGAGACGGCAGGCCCCGCCACGGCCCTCGCGTTCGTGGCCGCGGGCGTCGTCTGCGCCCTCGCCGCGCTCTGCTACGCGGAATTCGCCTCCACGGTCCCGGTGGCCGGCTCCGCGTACACGTTCTCGTACGCCTCGCTCGGTGAACTGGTCGCCTGGATCATCGGCTGGGACCTGGTCCTGGAGTTCGCCCTGGGCACGGCCGTGGTGGCGGTCGGCTGGTCGGGCTACGTCCGCTCACTGATGGACAACGTGCACTGGACCATGCCCGAGGCGCTCTCCGGGCCCGATGTGGCGGAAGGATTCGGCTTCGACATCCTGGCCTTCGCCCTGGTGCTGGTGCTGACCGTCATCCTCGTGCTCGGCATGAAGCTCTCCGCCCGGGTCACGGCGGTCGTGGTCGCCATCAAGCTGACCGTGGTCATGATCGTGATCATCGCGGGCCTCTTCTTCATCAAGGCCGACAACTACTCGCCCTTCATCCCCGAGGCGCAGAAGCAGGAGGGCGGCGCGGGCCTGGACGCCCCCCTGGTCCAGTTGATCTTCGGCTACGAGCCCACCGACTTCGGTGTCATGGGCATCTTCACCGCCGCCTCCGTCGTCTTCTTCGCCTTCATCGGATTCGATGTCGTGGCCACCGCCGCAGAGGAGACCAAGCTCCCCCAGCGGGACATGCCGCGCGGAATCCTCGGCTCGCTCCTCATCTGCACCGTGCTCTACGTCGCCGTGTCGCTCGTGGTCACCGGAATGCAGCACTACTCCGAGATGTCGGTGAGCGCCCCGCTCGCCGACGCCTTCAAATCCGTGGGGCACCCCTTCTACGCGGGCGTCATCAGCTTCGGCGCCGCGGTCGGTCTCACCACGGTGTGCATGATCCTGCTGCTCGGTCAGACCCGGGTGTTCTTCGCGATGAGCCGCGACGGGCTGCTGCCGCGGTTCTTCTCCATCACACACCCGCGGTTCGGCACCCCGTACCGCCCGACCATCCTGCTCGGCGTGATCATCGCGATCATCGCGGGCTTCACCAGCATCAACGAGCTCGCGACACTGGTGAACATCGGCACGCTCTTCGCTTTCGTCGTGGTCGCCCTCGGTGTGATCGTCCTGCGCCGCACCCGGCCCGAGCTGCATCGTGCCTTCCGTACCCCGTGGGTTCCGCTGGTCCCCATCCTCTCGGTGGCCGCGTCGGTCTGGCTGATGCTCAATCTGCCGGCCGAGACCTGGCTGCGGTTCGGCATCTGGATGGCGATCGGCGTCCTGGTGTACCTCGCGTACGGGCGCAGGCACAGCCGCCTCGGCCGCTCGGGCCCCGACGCCAAGTACTAG
- a CDS encoding glycosyltransferase family 39 protein, whose amino-acid sequence MPVEPPSSLRYVSAPRWPRQRSSVQAAVPPPHYWRRLLPALALLAVVTRLPSFGRRLWNPDEGYLAVQARMLADGGALYSTVVDRKPPLLPWLYEASFAVFGDGSLHSVKVLAVLAQVLTAALLASVARRRWGDRAGRTAGVLYLLVSIGLNPQDAQAATFEVFMLPFTAAAIRSADRGRWGAAGLAVAGAFLTKQTGGAVLVPVLWLLWQASPTRTAVLRTVLGLVLPVICVAVLTTPSGFVFWTVTGSGAYASFTGSELHVLLRALANTALLMAACAGLLPPIVRVLRIARTGASDLWLWLAASAAAVMLGFHFFGHYYLQLIPPLTLLATAALQTLPRARLAPALLTSACGCVLFLAWGMLAPRGELAHAERVAAAVEARTEPGERVLVWGIHPETYWLADRPPASRYLTAGLLTNYSGGRNGPQVGEKHAVEGAWPVFSGEMRTHRPALIVDDSRGKPFAPERIPTLRRLLAGHYEPLPEEVDGAVFYVRSPG is encoded by the coding sequence ATGCCCGTCGAGCCGCCATCCTCACTGCGGTACGTATCCGCACCGCGGTGGCCCAGGCAGCGCAGCAGCGTCCAGGCCGCCGTCCCTCCGCCCCACTACTGGCGGCGGCTGCTCCCGGCACTCGCCCTGCTCGCCGTTGTCACCCGCCTTCCCTCCTTCGGGCGTCGGCTGTGGAACCCGGACGAGGGTTATCTCGCCGTCCAGGCACGGATGCTGGCGGACGGCGGGGCGCTGTACTCCACGGTGGTCGACCGCAAGCCGCCCCTGCTCCCATGGCTCTACGAGGCGTCGTTCGCTGTCTTCGGCGACGGATCGCTCCACTCGGTCAAGGTGCTGGCGGTACTCGCCCAGGTGCTCACCGCCGCGCTGCTCGCGAGCGTCGCCCGCCGCCGCTGGGGGGACCGGGCGGGCCGCACCGCCGGGGTGCTGTATCTGCTGGTCTCCATCGGCCTCAACCCTCAGGACGCACAGGCGGCCACCTTCGAGGTCTTCATGCTGCCCTTCACGGCCGCGGCGATCAGGAGCGCGGACCGGGGCCGGTGGGGTGCGGCGGGCCTGGCGGTGGCCGGAGCCTTCCTCACCAAACAGACCGGCGGAGCCGTACTGGTGCCCGTCCTGTGGCTGCTCTGGCAGGCGTCACCGACCCGAACGGCCGTGCTGCGCACGGTACTCGGCCTCGTGCTGCCGGTGATCTGCGTCGCCGTGCTCACCACGCCGTCGGGGTTTGTCTTCTGGACAGTGACCGGCTCGGGAGCGTACGCCTCCTTCACCGGCTCCGAACTTCACGTCCTGTTGCGGGCGTTGGCGAACACCGCGCTGCTCATGGCCGCATGCGCCGGGCTGCTCCCGCCCATCGTGAGGGTGCTGCGGATCGCCAGGACGGGCGCGAGCGACCTGTGGCTGTGGCTGGCAGCATCGGCCGCCGCGGTGATGCTGGGCTTCCATTTCTTCGGCCACTACTACCTTCAGCTCATCCCGCCACTGACCCTGTTGGCGACCGCGGCGCTGCAGACCCTGCCGCGGGCCCGGCTCGCGCCGGCGCTGCTCACCTCGGCCTGCGGCTGCGTGCTGTTCCTCGCCTGGGGGATGCTGGCCCCGCGCGGGGAACTGGCCCACGCCGAACGGGTCGCCGCCGCGGTCGAGGCGCGTACGGAGCCCGGTGAGCGGGTCCTTGTGTGGGGGATACACCCGGAGACGTACTGGCTCGCCGACCGCCCGCCCGCCAGCCGGTATCTGACCGCCGGGCTGCTCACCAACTACAGCGGCGGCCGCAACGGCCCGCAGGTCGGCGAGAAGCACGCAGTGGAGGGGGCCTGGCCGGTCTTCAGCGGCGAGATGCGCACCCACCGGCCGGCCCTGATCGTCGACGACTCGCGCGGCAAGCCGTTCGCCCCGGAGCGCATCCCCACGTTGCGCCGGCTGCTGGCCGGCCACTACGAGCCGCTGCCCGAAGAGGTCGACGGTGCGGTGTTCTACGTGCGTTCGCCCGGCTGA
- a CDS encoding NYN domain-containing protein — protein MDTLVVVDAANVVGSVPDGWWRDRHGAAERLRDSLVALAEDGVAGHPGPVEIVHVVEGAARDVDSVPGVRVVSAPGSGDDRIVELVAAEAAGRTCLVVTADRELQRRVEAHGAHCAGPRAVRQPGERT, from the coding sequence ATGGACACACTCGTGGTCGTCGACGCCGCCAACGTCGTGGGTTCCGTACCCGATGGCTGGTGGCGCGACCGGCACGGGGCGGCCGAGCGGCTGCGGGACTCGCTCGTAGCCCTCGCGGAGGACGGGGTGGCGGGGCATCCCGGGCCGGTCGAGATCGTACATGTCGTGGAGGGTGCCGCCCGGGATGTGGACTCCGTTCCCGGCGTACGGGTCGTCTCCGCGCCCGGCAGCGGCGACGACCGCATCGTGGAGCTGGTGGCCGCCGAGGCGGCCGGCCGCACCTGCCTTGTCGTCACGGCCGACCGGGAGCTTCAGCGGCGGGTCGAGGCGCACGGCGCCCACTGCGCGGGTCCGCGCGCGGTACGTCAGCCGGGCGAACGCACGTAG
- the galU gene encoding UTP--glucose-1-phosphate uridylyltransferase GalU: MTEVRPGIVKAVIPAAGLGTRFLPATKATPKEMLPVVDKPAIQYVVEEAVAAGLEDVLLVTGRNKRALEDHFDRNYELEHALSRKGDDQRLSLVRESADLAAVHYVRQGDPRGLGHAVLSAASHVGDQPFAVLLGDDLIDPRDPLLARMIEVQQERGGSVVALMEVAEEQIHLYGCAAVEATAEDDVVRVTDLVEKPARGEAPSSYAVIGRYVLEPQVFDVLARTAPGRGGEIQLTDALQELAKSDAPGGPVHGVLFDGRRYDTGDRGDYLRAIVRLACEREDLGPDFRTWLRDWVREEL, translated from the coding sequence GTGACTGAAGTGCGCCCCGGAATTGTCAAGGCCGTCATACCCGCTGCCGGTCTGGGGACCAGGTTTCTGCCTGCGACGAAGGCAACACCCAAGGAAATGCTTCCCGTCGTGGACAAGCCGGCCATCCAGTACGTCGTCGAGGAGGCGGTCGCCGCCGGTCTCGAGGACGTACTGCTGGTGACCGGGCGCAACAAGCGGGCGCTGGAAGACCACTTCGACCGCAACTACGAACTCGAACACGCCCTGAGCCGCAAGGGTGACGACCAGCGCCTGTCGCTGGTGCGCGAGTCGGCGGACCTGGCGGCGGTGCACTACGTGCGGCAGGGTGACCCGCGCGGCCTGGGGCATGCGGTGCTCTCCGCCGCCTCCCACGTGGGGGACCAGCCCTTCGCCGTACTCCTCGGCGACGACCTGATAGATCCGCGCGATCCCCTGCTGGCCCGGATGATCGAGGTGCAGCAGGAACGGGGCGGCAGCGTGGTCGCGCTGATGGAGGTGGCCGAGGAGCAGATCCATCTCTACGGCTGTGCGGCCGTAGAGGCGACGGCCGAGGACGATGTGGTGCGCGTCACGGACCTCGTCGAGAAGCCCGCGCGGGGGGAGGCGCCCAGCTCCTATGCGGTGATCGGCCGGTATGTCCTCGAACCCCAGGTGTTCGACGTGTTGGCCCGTACGGCTCCGGGGCGTGGCGGCGAGATCCAACTGACCGACGCGCTCCAGGAGTTGGCGAAGAGCGACGCGCCCGGCGGTCCGGTGCACGGGGTGCTCTTCGACGGGCGGCGGTACGACACCGGGGACCGCGGCGACTATCTGCGGGCCATCGTCCGGCTCGCCTGTGAGCGCGAGGACCTCGGCCCCGACTTCCGGACGTGGCTGCGCGACTGGGTGCGCGAAGAGCTCTGA